From the genome of Sphingobacterium sp. UGAL515B_05:
CGAATTGTTGAAAATTAAGGAGCAGGATATCGATTTTTTTAATAAAAATATTCTTATATTAGGTAAAAGGAACAAAGAACGCTTGGTTCCGATCAATAATCTTTTATTGAAAGAATTGAAAAACTATTTGCAACAAAAGGCGACGCAATTTGTTGATACTAATAACAGCTTACTAATCGTTACGAAAGAAGGCAAGCCGGCATATGCCAAGCTGATCTATGATATTGTACATCGGCAATTGACGCTGATTTCTACTCAAGGTAAGAGAAGTCCTCATATTTTGAGACATACTTTCGCAACGGCCCTGTTGGACAATGGGGCGGATTTAAATGCAATTAAAGAGCTGCTGGGGCATGCAGGGCTTGCGGCAACACAAGTGTACACGCATAACTCAGCAGAACGATTGAAGTCAATTTATAAACAAGCTCATCCAAAAGCTTAAAAAAAGGAGGAAAAATGAACATTACTGTGCAATCCATTCGATTTACTGCTGATCAAAAGCTAATCGAGTTTATTAAAAAGAAAACAGGAAAATTGGAGCAGTTTTTGGATTCCATTATTGGTGGCGAATGCTACCTGCGATTGGAAAATGTCGATGATGAGGCAAATAAAATTTCAGAAATTAAATTAAATATCCCGGGAAGCCAGCTTTTTGCGAAAGGGCAAGCGAAGAGCTTTGAGGAGGCGACAGATATTGCTGTCGAATCCTTGCGTAGACAGATTAATAAACATAAAACAAAGACAAAAAATACAGTTATCAATGGACGTAATGAAGTTCTTACCCTAGAGGAAGAAGAAGAGGAAGAATACGATTAATAACTATCAAAATATAGATGTAAATGTAGGAGGTCAGTTATAAAAACTGGCCTCTTTTTTTGTACCGTTCTATTGTAATTGGTCCGTAAGAACCTTACGTGGATTTTCGGGGCTGTTGATCTATGTGAAATTAGGAAGGATTTATTTCCATTACTCGCTGAAAGGCTTATTTATATTAAATCAAAATAATCTTCTGTTTTACTTGGATTGATTATAAATAATATTTATTTTTGATCGATTTAAATGATAAGAGAAATAGAAATGTCAAAATTGGTTTGTCCGTTAGCAAATGTTGAGGAAGTTTTTTCAACCACAGCAGGTACAGTTTATCAATGTAGCCGCAAAAATTGTTTCTGGTTGGAGTATAATAATGAAACAACCTCTTTCTCGGTATCGGATTTTTTGAAGTTTAAGAAACGTATCGATGCGATTGATGTTGAGCACATGCTTCACGACACAACACGTTCATCGGATTTTGAAATCATTATGCCTTTCCGTACGGAAAGATGTTTCATCTTAGCTGTAGAGGATGTCCTTCAATTGCGCGAATTGTTAGATGGCGCTAAATTTATGATGGAATTGAATAGCGTCGTCAGAACTTGTTTGCAGGTTTCGCCATTTGCAGTTTTTGCATAAGGCTATACATATAAAAGAACTGAAAAAAGCGGTGTACGTCTGTGATGTACACCGCTTTTTGTTTGGAAGGACCTTATTTAATTTTAATTTAAATAAGTGTCAATGAGGTCGTCCTCTGGTTTTATTGACATTCAATGATTTTTAGGCCTTTAAGCCACTTATTGTTTTAATTTATCGCTTATTGAA
Proteins encoded in this window:
- a CDS encoding tyrosine-type recombinase/integrase, translating into MLEKEFIRFLQIEKRYSEHTVIAYKHELEMFQSFLDREGLTVPDIVYRDLRHYFAQMVESGKNASSVNRSMSSMRTYFKFLQREECIAKNPMTLIKALKTAKKLPVVVEKEKLVRLLDQMGQEQDGFESCRDYMVMELLFGTGIRLAELLKIKEQDIDFFNKNILILGKRNKERLVPINNLLLKELKNYLQQKATQFVDTNNSLLIVTKEGKPAYAKLIYDIVHRQLTLISTQGKRSPHILRHTFATALLDNGADLNAIKELLGHAGLAATQVYTHNSAERLKSIYKQAHPKA
- a CDS encoding DUF6686 family protein → MIREIEMSKLVCPLANVEEVFSTTAGTVYQCSRKNCFWLEYNNETTSFSVSDFLKFKKRIDAIDVEHMLHDTTRSSDFEIIMPFRTERCFILAVEDVLQLRELLDGAKFMMELNSVVRTCLQVSPFAVFA
- the hpf gene encoding ribosome hibernation-promoting factor, HPF/YfiA family codes for the protein MNITVQSIRFTADQKLIEFIKKKTGKLEQFLDSIIGGECYLRLENVDDEANKISEIKLNIPGSQLFAKGQAKSFEEATDIAVESLRRQINKHKTKTKNTVINGRNEVLTLEEEEEEEYD